The window GGTCTCGGTGAGCGGGCGCATCCTGGTGCCTTCGCCGGCGGCGAGAACGATCGCGTGCATGGCTGCGCAGAGACGGGGAACCGCCCTTATTATCCGTGCGGTAAGTCGACGGAGGGAGCGGAACGTCGCCCCGGTGTCGCCGGTTTACCCCCAGCCTAGCGGTCACCTCGACGGGGGTCTCGCAGGCGGCTCAGCAGCACCGGACGCCGTGCGCGTCGAGCAGAGAGACGACCGCCGTGAACTCCCAGACGAGGCGCTCTTCGAGTCGGGTTCGCTTCCGCGTCGTCTCGACGATGTAGGCCGGCAGGCGGCGGTCGCCGTAGCACTTGTGGACCAGCATCGGTCGGTCGCCGTCGAGCAGGTTCCCGCGGTCGAAGTCGTAGTAGTGCGGGCGGTCGTCGTGGGCGAAGAACAGGTCGTTCACCCGGTCACAGGCGTCGCCGGCGATGCCGGCACCCGCGACCGTCGGGAAGATAGCCTGCCCGACGCTGGAGTCGTGGTTGTAGATGCCGCGGGCTGTGTGACAGTCGACGACGACGTCGGGGTCGTACCGCTCGACGACGTCCCAGATCGCGTGGGCCAGCCGCGAGGTCGGCGTCCGGCCGGTCGGGAACTGCCGGTTGAGGTCCCCCTCGCGGGTCGCACGGCGTCCCGCGGCGATGGCGGGGCGGTTCGCCTCGGGGAGGACGACGACCCGGCCCGTGGCGGGGCGAAGGTCGGTGAGACGGTTCGCGGTCGCGAAACCCGCCTCCTCGTCGCCGTGGACGCCGCCGACGACGAGCGCGGTCGGACCGGGACGACCCGAGTCGATCACGTGCAGTGGCGTCGCGTACTTCGTGCCCGGGAGGAGGGTCCGGCGGGTCACCGACCCCTCGGCAACGCGGTCGAGTCGGCCCGCGAGCCAGTCGAGGAGCCCGGAGTCGCGTCCGTCTGTGGTGTCGGCCAGCAGGCGAACCGTCGGCACGTAGGGTGCCCGGAGCGAGAACCGGCGCGCCTCCTCGGTGGCGGCCCGGACCGTCTCGTCCCACCGACCCTCGCCGGCCAGCGAGGGAATCTTGACGTGGTTGCGGACGCCGCCCGCTCGCAGCAGGGACTCGAGTCGCCGCTCGGTGTACGGCCACGTCGAGAAGTTCCAGAAGGCGTACTCGAAGAATCGCCAGAAGTTCCCCGGCTCCAGTGCCCAGACGCCGGCGGCCGTCCGCGAGGAGAGCGCGAGTTCGCCGGCGCCGCCGTCGAGTTCCCGCGCGGGGTCGGCCGGATCGTACGCGAGGAACCGGAGTTCGACGTTGAGGTGACCGGGTCGGACGTAGGTCTCGACGACGTCTTCGAGGCGACCCCGAACGAACGTCCGGGCCGCCGGGTCAGAGAGGGTGAGGAAGACGACGGCAGTGGGGTTCGACTCGTCGGTCCCCATCGTCGGGTGTTGCCGGTCGGGCAGCGACGGTGCGGTGGCGACGACGCCGGGGACGTAGTCCGCGCTGACCCGTCTACTCCCGGCGAGCAGACCGAGCGTACCGAGAGCGCCAGCGAGGAACGTTCGGCGAGCCGTCGTGGTTGTGGGGCGTGATGCTTCCATACCAGCTAGTCTCACCTGGGGGTGCTCAGCGGTCCCCTTCACATGTGCAGCGTTTATCACCTCTTACGTACAGCTTAAATCGAATATACAACTGATTGATCGTCGAGTGCATATCAGCCACGTCGAGGGTCGCCGTCTTCGACGGTACTCTCCAGAGGTCCGCGCGAACTCAGGCCGTGACGTCGGCCAGTGCCTCGTCTACCAGTTCGGTGGCCGTCGCCGACAGCGCCTCCGTCTGTGCCCGCGACCGCCCCTCGACGGTGATGCGGACGAGCGGTTGCGTCCCGCTGGCCCGGACGAGGAACCAGCCGTCGTCCGTCTCGACGCGGACGCCGTCGAGTTCCTGCACGTCGTCGTACCGCTCGCGGACGCGGTCCGCGACCGTCTCGACGACCGCCGACTTCGCCGTCGTCTCGACGCTCCGGCGCTCGATGGGGTAGGTGTCGACGCCCGCGAGCAACGCGGACAGCGTGTCGCCTGCGGCGACCATCCCGGCGAGCGTGCAGGCGGCCAGCGGCCCGTCGGGACACATCGTCTGTCCGGGCCAGATCCAGGCCCCACTCGGTTCCCCGCCGAAGACGACCCGGTCGTCGCGGCAGGCGTCTGCCACGTAGACGTCGCCCACCTTCGTCCGGACGACCTCCGCCCCGACGGTCGCGAGGGCGTCGTCGACGGCGAGGCTGGTGTTCAGCGGTGCGGCGACCGCGTCCCCCTCGCCGGCCACCTCGCGGCCGAACAGCGCGAGCAACTGGTCGCCGGCGACGAACGACCCCGTCTCGGTGACGGCCATCGTCCGGTCGGCGTCGCCGTCGTGGGCCACCCCGAGGTCGGCGTCGGTGGCGGCGACGTGGTCGCGCAGCGCCCGGCAGGTCTCCGCAGTCGGTTCGCTCTCGCGGCCGGGGAACCGACCGTCCGTCTGGCCGTGGAGCGTCGTCACCGCAGAGCCCACGTCGGCCAGGACGTCTGCGGTCACCCGGCCGGTCCCGTTGCCGACGTCGACGACCACCGAGAGGCCGTCGAGGCCGTCCGTGCCCGCGAGTCGCTCGCGGAGCGCCGCCCGGTGGCGGTCACCGAGGTCACGGCGTCGGTCGTCGCCGAGGCCGTCCCAGGCGGCCCGGTCGTACTCGCCGGACTCCATGCGGTCAGCGAGTGCGTCACGTTCCTCGGGGCCGAAGGCGATACCGCTCGGCAGCCAGAACTTCAGGCCGTTGTCGGTCTCGGGGTTGTGAGAGGCGGTGACGCCGACACCGGCGTCGGCGTCCAGCCAGCCCACCGCCCGCGCCAGCGCCGGAGTCGACTGGACGCCGAGTCGGACGGCGGTCGCGCCACACTCCTGGAGGCCGGCGACGAGTGCGTTCTCCAGCATCTGCCCGCTCTCGCGGGCGTCCCGTGCGACGACGACGCGGTCGTAGCCGTCGCTGGCGAGCGCCCGACCCGCGTCGCTGGCGAGCGTCGCCGTTATCTCCGTCCCGACGGGTCCCCGGATGCCGCTGGTTCCGAACATACAGTGTCGCAGTTCGCGCGTGCCCCTTACTATAGACCGGATAACCGACGCGGCACGGTCGTGACAGCAAGGGGGTCGGGTCCCCGCCGGGAGACACAGTACACGAGAGAGCGGCGGGTGACCGGCCCGACGAGAGAGTCGACGCCAGGTCGACCGGTGTTCCGCCGCTGGATGACAGTGACAGCAGGTGGGCCGGGTGACCGGCCCGGGGCAAAGGGACAGCAGGGATGTGGATCGGCGCAGACGGGTCGCGGCCCAGACGATGGGATGGTGGGTGGCAGACTCGGCTGTGCCGGTGGTCGCCGTCGACACGGTAGGGCGTGTCCCGACGATCCATCGGAGAGTGACCTCGCGGCCACTTGCTTATGTGCCCCGTAAGCCGGGTGGTCGGCCGGGATCCGGTCAGTTGTCACCGGACGGGACGGCCAGAAATCGCGGGACAGAGGATAGGCGGTGACTAGAGTCGCGAACGATGTCGACCGTACTTGTACCCGTACCGAGAGCGACTCGACGTGACAGTCCACGAACTCTCGGCGATACAGCGCGACCTGCTGTTCGTCGTCTACGGGATGAACGACCCGTCCGGACAGGCTATCAAAAGTGAACTGGAGGCCACGCAGGACCGGTCCGTCCTCGCGGGGCACGTGTACAGCAACCTCGACGACCTCGCTGACACGGGCCTCGTCGACAAGCGAAGCAAGACCGGCCGGACGAACGAGTACGCCGTCACCGAGACGGGCCGCGAACGACTCCACAGACGACTCCAGTGGGAGTCACAGTTCGTCCGGAAGTGAACGCCCCCCTCGTCGCCTTATCGTCCGTATAATAAACCGCCGACCGACCCGAGCCTGAGTCGATGTCAGACAACCAGTCGACGCGCAGGCGGTTCCTCGGCGTCGCCGGGGCCGCCGTCACGACAGGTCTCGCTGGCTGTGCGAGCGACGGCGGACAGACGGAACCGACCGACGCGACGGCGAACGACACGACTGCCGGCGGGACCGACTCGCCGACGCCCGCACCCGAGAACCGGATGCGTGGTCCCCGCGAGGGTGACGACCTCCCTCCGGACCCGAAGCCGGACGACGGCTACCCGCCCGAGTTCGACGAGGTTCCCGAGCAGCGGTCGCTGACTCCCGAGAGTTACGACACGCTCTCTCGGGAGACGACCGACGGCACGACTGTCGAAGTCCCGCTCATCCCCATCGAGGACGCGTACTACATGTACGCACGGGGGGAAGCCCGCTTCGTCGA of the Salinirubrum litoreum genome contains:
- a CDS encoding succinylglutamate desuccinylase/aspartoacylase family protein; the encoded protein is MEASRPTTTTARRTFLAGALGTLGLLAGSRRVSADYVPGVVATAPSLPDRQHPTMGTDESNPTAVVFLTLSDPAARTFVRGRLEDVVETYVRPGHLNVELRFLAYDPADPARELDGGAGELALSSRTAAGVWALEPGNFWRFFEYAFWNFSTWPYTERRLESLLRAGGVRNHVKIPSLAGEGRWDETVRAATEEARRFSLRAPYVPTVRLLADTTDGRDSGLLDWLAGRLDRVAEGSVTRRTLLPGTKYATPLHVIDSGRPGPTALVVGGVHGDEEAGFATANRLTDLRPATGRVVVLPEANRPAIAAGRRATREGDLNRQFPTGRTPTSRLAHAIWDVVERYDPDVVVDCHTARGIYNHDSSVGQAIFPTVAGAGIAGDACDRVNDLFFAHDDRPHYYDFDRGNLLDGDRPMLVHKCYGDRRLPAYIVETTRKRTRLEERLVWEFTAVVSLLDAHGVRCC
- the glmM gene encoding phosphoglucosamine mutase, with amino-acid sequence MFGTSGIRGPVGTEITATLASDAGRALASDGYDRVVVARDARESGQMLENALVAGLQECGATAVRLGVQSTPALARAVGWLDADAGVGVTASHNPETDNGLKFWLPSGIAFGPEERDALADRMESGEYDRAAWDGLGDDRRRDLGDRHRAALRERLAGTDGLDGLSVVVDVGNGTGRVTADVLADVGSAVTTLHGQTDGRFPGRESEPTAETCRALRDHVAATDADLGVAHDGDADRTMAVTETGSFVAGDQLLALFGREVAGEGDAVAAPLNTSLAVDDALATVGAEVVRTKVGDVYVADACRDDRVVFGGEPSGAWIWPGQTMCPDGPLAACTLAGMVAAGDTLSALLAGVDTYPIERRSVETTAKSAVVETVADRVRERYDDVQELDGVRVETDDGWFLVRASGTQPLVRITVEGRSRAQTEALSATATELVDEALADVTA
- a CDS encoding helix-turn-helix transcriptional regulator yields the protein MTVHELSAIQRDLLFVVYGMNDPSGQAIKSELEATQDRSVLAGHVYSNLDDLADTGLVDKRSKTGRTNEYAVTETGRERLHRRLQWESQFVRK